The proteins below come from a single Eptesicus fuscus isolate TK198812 chromosome 5, DD_ASM_mEF_20220401, whole genome shotgun sequence genomic window:
- the PPCDC gene encoding phosphopantothenoylcysteine decarboxylase isoform X2, with product MLHNIIVLVEVAVVTTERAKHFYSPQDIPVTLYSDKDEWEMWKCRSDPVLHIDLRRWADLMLVAPLDANTLGKVASGICDNLLTCVIRAWDRRKPLLFCPAMNTAMWEHPLTSQQVGQLQAFGYIEIPCVAKKLVCGDQGLGAMAEVDTIVDTVKEVLSQHAGFPQS from the exons GTGGAAGTAGCAGTGGTCACGACTGAAAGAGCCAAACATTTCTACAGCCCCCAGGACATTCCTGTCACCCTCTACAGCGACAAGGATGAATGGGAG atGTGGAAGTGCCGGTCCGACCCAGTTCTCCACATTGACCTTCGGAGGTGGGCAGACCTTATGCTGGTGGCTCCTCTTGATGCCAACACTCTGGGGAAGGTGGCCAGTGGCATCTGTGACAACTTGCTT ACCTGTGTCATCCGGGCCTGGGACCGCAGAAAGCCCCTGCTCTTCTGCCCAGCAATGAACACTGCCATGTGGGAGCATCCCCTCACCTCGCAGCAGGTGGGCCAGCTCCAGGCCTTTGGCTATATCGAGATCCCCTGTGTGGCCAAGAAGCTGGTGTGTGGAGACCAAG GCTTGGGGGCCATGGCTGAGGTGGACACCATTGTGGACACCGTGAAGGAAGTTCTCTCCCAGCACGCTGGCTTTCCGCAGAGTTGA
- the PPCDC gene encoding phosphopantothenoylcysteine decarboxylase isoform X3: protein MNGRSVLEVPRAVFHHVSTTGQDCTPGADRPGSGQQMWKCRSDPVLHIDLRRWADLMLVAPLDANTLGKVASGICDNLLTCVIRAWDRRKPLLFCPAMNTAMWEHPLTSQQVGQLQAFGYIEIPCVAKKLVCGDQGLGAMAEVDTIVDTVKEVLSQHAGFPQS, encoded by the exons ATGAATGGGAGGTCAGTGCTGGAGGTCCCCAGGGCTGTGTTCCATCATGTGTCTACAACAGGACAGGACTGTACTCCTGGAGCAGACAGACCAGGCTCAGGTCAGCAG atGTGGAAGTGCCGGTCCGACCCAGTTCTCCACATTGACCTTCGGAGGTGGGCAGACCTTATGCTGGTGGCTCCTCTTGATGCCAACACTCTGGGGAAGGTGGCCAGTGGCATCTGTGACAACTTGCTT ACCTGTGTCATCCGGGCCTGGGACCGCAGAAAGCCCCTGCTCTTCTGCCCAGCAATGAACACTGCCATGTGGGAGCATCCCCTCACCTCGCAGCAGGTGGGCCAGCTCCAGGCCTTTGGCTATATCGAGATCCCCTGTGTGGCCAAGAAGCTGGTGTGTGGAGACCAAG GCTTGGGGGCCATGGCTGAGGTGGACACCATTGTGGACACCGTGAAGGAAGTTCTCTCCCAGCACGCTGGCTTTCCGCAGAGTTGA